The following proteins are encoded in a genomic region of Desulfosporosinus youngiae DSM 17734:
- the pcrA gene encoding DNA helicase PcrA: MYRLEDLNPMQREAAEHREGPLLILAGAGSGKTRVLTYRIAHLIAQGVEPSEILAITFTNKAAKEMRERVAALLGSEGYGLWVTTFHSACVRILRRDIDNLPGYNRNFVIYDTGDQQSLIKACLKEENYDEKKFPVRSVAAVISDAKNKLQDPEEFSYKAASYFEQKVVDIYRSYQKRLKSNNALDFDDIIMLTVQLFQQSDHVYRYYQDKFRYIMVDEYQDTNHAQYRLIKLLASEYRNLCVVGDDDQSVYGWRGADIQNILDFERDYPEAKVIKLEQNYRSTQTILSAANAVVKNNESRKEKSLWTENSEGQSVVCYVGSDERDEASYVVNRIQRLHELEGRPYNDFAILYRTNAQSRALEERFMKEGIPYRVFSGLKFYQRMEIKDILAYLRVLYNPADQVSFARVLNVPKRGLGDTTLQKVLEYADEQGMPVLDAVLEAEYIPELSTRAKKPLIAFAHLMQGLASFAEGARVSDLVEEILNKTGYKGILEAENTPEAETRLQNLMEFLSVTSEYDDKAAQAAQNALNDGVEEETVPGLSGFLEQVSLVADIDELDQAEEAVALMTMHSAKGLEYPVIFVVGMEDGIFPSSRSIIEPILLEEERRLCYVAITRAREKLYLCHTEMRMLYGKTQYNQPSRFLMEIPSELMTDIDPLDPPKRRPAAPAKPIRRRDALSDRTIPLGSGSWEKDFGSTLVIKGGEAHQVGEKVEHATFGRGIIVSIKGEGNQAELSIVFDSGIKKLIAEYAKLTKL, encoded by the coding sequence GTGTACCGATTAGAGGATTTAAATCCAATGCAGCGCGAAGCTGCGGAGCATAGAGAAGGGCCGCTTCTAATTCTTGCCGGAGCAGGATCGGGGAAAACCCGGGTTCTCACCTATAGAATTGCCCATTTGATTGCTCAAGGGGTAGAACCCAGTGAGATATTAGCCATTACATTTACCAATAAAGCTGCCAAAGAGATGCGGGAACGGGTGGCTGCCTTGCTGGGCAGTGAAGGATATGGCCTATGGGTTACTACCTTTCACTCAGCCTGTGTCCGTATTTTAAGACGTGATATCGATAATTTGCCGGGGTATAACCGGAATTTTGTCATTTATGATACAGGGGATCAGCAGTCCTTAATCAAAGCCTGCTTAAAAGAAGAAAACTATGATGAAAAAAAGTTTCCGGTGCGCAGTGTAGCTGCGGTTATTAGTGATGCTAAGAACAAGCTCCAGGACCCGGAGGAGTTTTCCTATAAAGCTGCCAGTTATTTTGAACAAAAAGTCGTCGATATTTACCGTTCTTATCAGAAACGCCTTAAGAGCAATAATGCTCTTGATTTTGATGATATTATCATGCTCACGGTACAGCTTTTCCAGCAAAGCGACCATGTGTACCGGTATTATCAGGATAAATTCCGCTATATTATGGTAGATGAGTACCAGGATACCAATCATGCTCAGTATAGGCTGATCAAGCTTTTAGCCAGTGAATACCGCAATCTTTGTGTGGTGGGGGATGATGATCAATCCGTCTATGGATGGAGGGGTGCGGATATCCAAAATATTCTCGACTTTGAGCGGGATTATCCGGAAGCGAAGGTCATCAAACTTGAACAAAATTACCGTTCAACCCAGACGATTCTCAGTGCCGCTAATGCGGTGGTTAAGAATAATGAGTCCCGTAAGGAGAAGTCGCTCTGGACGGAAAACTCAGAGGGGCAGTCTGTGGTGTGTTATGTAGGGTCTGACGAACGAGATGAGGCCAGCTATGTGGTCAATCGCATTCAGCGTTTGCACGAGCTGGAAGGGCGTCCTTATAATGATTTTGCCATTCTTTATCGGACAAATGCTCAGTCCCGGGCTCTTGAGGAGCGTTTCATGAAGGAAGGCATACCGTACCGCGTGTTCTCGGGACTGAAATTCTATCAGCGTATGGAGATCAAGGACATTTTAGCCTATTTGCGGGTTCTATATAATCCGGCAGATCAAGTGAGTTTTGCCCGGGTGCTTAATGTGCCGAAACGCGGACTGGGAGACACCACGCTGCAGAAGGTACTGGAATATGCGGATGAACAAGGAATGCCTGTGCTGGACGCCGTTCTGGAGGCTGAATATATCCCGGAATTATCGACACGCGCCAAGAAGCCGTTAATTGCCTTTGCCCACCTGATGCAGGGCCTGGCGAGCTTTGCTGAAGGGGCAAGAGTCTCAGATCTGGTGGAAGAGATTCTGAACAAAACGGGGTACAAAGGAATCCTTGAAGCTGAAAACACTCCGGAAGCGGAAACCCGTCTGCAAAACCTGATGGAATTTCTTTCCGTCACCTCCGAATATGATGATAAAGCAGCTCAGGCTGCACAAAACGCCTTGAACGATGGAGTTGAGGAGGAGACTGTCCCGGGGTTAAGCGGATTTTTAGAACAAGTATCCTTGGTTGCCGATATTGATGAATTAGACCAGGCCGAGGAAGCCGTGGCATTAATGACGATGCATAGTGCCAAGGGCTTAGAATACCCCGTTATTTTTGTGGTTGGTATGGAAGATGGGATTTTCCCCAGCAGCCGTTCAATAATAGAGCCAATTCTTTTAGAGGAAGAACGGCGACTTTGTTATGTCGCCATCACTCGGGCGAGGGAGAAACTATACCTGTGTCATACAGAAATGCGGATGCTCTATGGCAAGACGCAATACAATCAGCCCTCTCGCTTTTTGATGGAGATACCGTCGGAATTAATGACGGATATAGACCCCCTTGATCCGCCAAAACGTCGTCCTGCTGCTCCAGCTAAGCCGATTCGGAGAAGGGATGCCCTGTCGGACCGAACCATTCCTTTAGGTTCAGGGTCGTGGGAAAAGGATTTTGGGAGTACGCTGGTCATTAAAGGAGGTGAGGCGCATCAGGTAGGAGAAAAAGTGGAACACGCGACGTTTGGTCGAGGGATTATTGTCTCCATTAAAGGAGAAGGAAATCAAGCGGAACTGTCAATTGTTTTTGACAGTGGAATCAAGAAGTTAATTGCGGAGTATGCCAAGTTAACGAAACTGTGA
- the asnS gene encoding asparagine--tRNA ligase, whose product MKLVTVKEIYRETDLFLNQKVELSGWVRTVRTSKAFGFIEINDGSFFENIQVVFEESLDNFLEIGKLTISSAIRIQGELVSSPGAKQPFEVKAENIEILALSAADYPLQKKRHTFEYLRTIAHLRPRTNTFAAVFRLRSVVAYAIHKFFQEKGYVYVHTPIITGSDAEGAGEMFRVTALDMALPPKDESGNLDFAKDFFGRETSLTVSGQLNVETYCMAFRNVYTFGPTFRAENSNTARHAAEFWMIEPEIAFADLSDNMNLAEEMMKFVIQYALDNAPEEMAFFNKFVDKTLFDRLENILSSEFVRVTYTEAVEMLQRENVKFEYPVCWGMDLQTEHERYLTEKIFKKPVFVSDYPKDIKAFYMRLNDDNKTVAAMDLLVPGVGEIIGGSQREERLDILQQRMQESGLNAEDYWWYLDLRRYGGVKHAGYGLGFERVIMYLTGMANIRDVISFPRTANSCEF is encoded by the coding sequence ATGAAATTAGTGACTGTTAAGGAAATTTACAGAGAGACAGACCTGTTTCTCAATCAAAAAGTAGAACTCTCCGGATGGGTTCGTACTGTGCGTACCTCCAAAGCATTTGGCTTTATAGAAATCAATGATGGAAGTTTCTTCGAAAATATTCAAGTCGTTTTCGAAGAGAGTCTGGATAATTTCCTTGAGATCGGGAAGCTGACCATTAGCTCGGCGATCCGTATCCAAGGTGAGCTGGTCTCTTCACCGGGTGCCAAACAACCCTTTGAAGTGAAGGCGGAAAACATTGAGATTCTGGCCTTGTCTGCGGCGGATTATCCTCTGCAAAAAAAGCGGCATACCTTTGAGTATTTGAGGACTATTGCCCATTTGCGCCCGAGAACGAATACCTTTGCGGCTGTCTTTCGGCTGAGATCCGTTGTTGCTTACGCAATTCATAAGTTCTTTCAGGAGAAGGGATATGTCTATGTACATACTCCGATTATTACCGGCAGTGATGCTGAAGGCGCAGGGGAAATGTTTAGGGTGACTGCCTTGGATATGGCTTTGCCGCCCAAGGATGAATCGGGCAACCTTGATTTTGCCAAAGACTTTTTCGGCAGGGAAACCAGCCTGACAGTAAGTGGTCAGCTTAATGTGGAGACGTATTGCATGGCCTTTCGAAATGTGTATACCTTTGGGCCGACGTTTCGAGCAGAAAATTCCAATACGGCGAGACATGCCGCTGAGTTTTGGATGATTGAACCGGAGATTGCTTTTGCTGATCTTTCAGATAACATGAATTTAGCTGAAGAGATGATGAAGTTTGTGATCCAATATGCCTTGGACAATGCTCCGGAGGAAATGGCCTTCTTTAATAAGTTTGTCGATAAGACCTTATTTGATCGCTTGGAAAATATCCTAAGCTCGGAATTTGTTCGTGTTACTTATACAGAGGCTGTGGAAATGCTGCAAAGGGAAAATGTCAAGTTCGAGTATCCTGTTTGCTGGGGGATGGATCTTCAAACTGAGCATGAACGTTATTTGACTGAAAAGATCTTCAAAAAACCTGTCTTTGTCTCAGATTATCCTAAGGATATTAAGGCTTTCTATATGCGGCTGAATGACGACAACAAGACGGTAGCCGCTATGGACCTGCTCGTTCCCGGAGTTGGTGAGATTATCGGGGGAAGCCAGCGGGAAGAACGGCTGGATATCCTGCAGCAGCGTATGCAGGAATCCGGACTGAACGCAGAGGATTACTGGTGGTATCTTGACTTAAGGCGGTATGGCGGTGTGAAACATGCCGGGTATGGTCTGGGTTTTGAACGGGTGATTATGTATTTGACGGGTATGGCCAATATTCGGGATGTGATTTCATTCCCTAGAACCGCGAATTCCTGTGAGTTTTAA
- a CDS encoding methyl-accepting chemotaxis protein, which produces MSKRSKHSMSIKTRITLVAGMVIIVVVAALSGASLWNAEKLLKTSELQTERLVEQGIKDEFVNRMDRAKSSVLSVTMNPDVAKALAEQDRTTVARLVQPVFDEIKKEGFSQLQFHLSPAISFYRAHSPNKFGDDLSKIRPTVVAANLEHKIVEGLEEGVEGYGFRVVVPVKYQELWVGTVEYGMDFGEDFLESLQKKNPGDYFIYLLDPATSMVKKVKENGGLLAGTSEDNFPVPESTLKALVNGQAQFTVSEDGRFNVSLIPFQDYRGDVKGYIKTAVSREGIEQELSALKRWVLLVGLLVLLLGVAAGYLVSLTLTRPLIQLTKDAEVLATGNLNLDIKTNWYGELETLALAMKKMLENTRETCSSINQVAERVESSSREISAAVSQTSKGTDQVSESVGQVASGSQAIAQRTSEMNVQSEGINQSIQTLARHIENIAASTTDVSGRTVSGETIMKHLADKMRTFADKVGEIQNGSQLLKEQTGKIRGITQIITGISEQTNLLALNAAVEAARAGEAGRGFAVVAEEVRKLAEGSRESASQIAALINEVTSNVESSAQASEEAVLLIKEQSDIGEQALEQFTEISQGTQSVAQMLRVMEDEVQQVVQMGDAITRSVSEISGMCQEDAAAAEEIAASTEEMSAAVGMIRESTQGLVLLTEDLKAQSKRFVI; this is translated from the coding sequence ATGTCAAAACGGAGCAAACATTCCATGTCTATTAAAACTCGAATTACTCTTGTAGCCGGGATGGTGATTATTGTCGTGGTGGCGGCCTTATCCGGCGCTAGCCTGTGGAATGCTGAAAAACTACTTAAAACCAGTGAACTTCAAACAGAGCGACTTGTGGAACAGGGAATTAAGGATGAATTTGTTAATCGTATGGATCGGGCAAAGTCGTCTGTACTATCCGTGACTATGAACCCAGACGTGGCAAAGGCTTTAGCTGAACAAGACCGAACCACAGTTGCCCGTCTGGTTCAGCCTGTTTTTGACGAGATTAAGAAGGAAGGCTTTAGCCAACTCCAGTTTCATCTCTCACCAGCCATTTCCTTTTACCGGGCACATTCCCCGAATAAATTTGGAGATGATCTTTCAAAGATTCGCCCGACAGTGGTGGCTGCCAATTTAGAACATAAAATTGTGGAAGGATTGGAAGAAGGGGTCGAAGGATACGGATTTCGAGTGGTGGTTCCGGTCAAGTACCAAGAGCTGTGGGTTGGTACTGTAGAGTATGGAATGGATTTCGGAGAAGACTTTTTAGAGTCTTTGCAAAAAAAGAACCCTGGGGATTATTTTATCTATCTTCTCGATCCAGCGACTTCCATGGTCAAAAAGGTGAAAGAGAATGGCGGTCTGCTGGCAGGTACCAGTGAAGATAATTTCCCCGTACCGGAAAGTACGCTGAAAGCACTTGTCAATGGGCAGGCTCAATTTACGGTAAGTGAGGATGGCCGTTTCAATGTTTCGCTCATTCCCTTCCAAGACTACCGGGGAGACGTGAAAGGGTATATCAAAACGGCAGTCTCGCGGGAAGGGATAGAACAAGAGCTAAGCGCTCTGAAACGCTGGGTCTTGCTGGTGGGATTATTGGTTCTTTTGTTGGGAGTCGCTGCCGGATATTTGGTTTCATTAACTCTTACCCGGCCGCTGATTCAGTTGACAAAGGATGCAGAAGTTCTGGCAACGGGAAATTTAAACCTTGATATTAAGACAAATTGGTACGGAGAGTTGGAAACCTTAGCTCTCGCCATGAAAAAGATGCTGGAGAATACCAGGGAAACATGTTCTTCAATAAACCAAGTGGCAGAGCGGGTCGAGAGTTCTTCAAGAGAAATTTCAGCGGCTGTCAGTCAAACATCCAAAGGGACAGACCAAGTGTCTGAGAGTGTTGGCCAGGTTGCCAGCGGTTCTCAGGCGATTGCCCAGCGTACGAGTGAGATGAATGTACAAAGTGAGGGTATTAATCAAAGCATTCAAACCTTGGCACGACATATCGAGAACATTGCGGCAAGCACCACCGACGTTAGTGGACGAACCGTTAGCGGAGAAACAATTATGAAACATCTGGCGGATAAGATGCGGACCTTTGCGGACAAAGTTGGGGAGATTCAGAACGGAAGTCAGCTTCTTAAAGAACAAACCGGAAAAATCCGCGGGATTACTCAGATTATTACGGGGATTTCTGAGCAGACTAATCTCCTTGCCCTTAATGCGGCGGTAGAGGCGGCGCGTGCCGGTGAAGCCGGACGAGGATTTGCTGTAGTAGCCGAAGAAGTCCGTAAGTTGGCTGAGGGCTCCAGAGAAAGCGCCTCACAGATTGCGGCGTTGATCAATGAAGTGACTTCAAATGTAGAAAGCTCTGCCCAAGCTTCAGAAGAAGCTGTTCTTTTGATCAAAGAACAATCAGATATAGGAGAACAGGCATTGGAGCAATTTACGGAAATATCCCAAGGGACGCAATCAGTGGCTCAAATGTTAAGGGTAATGGAGGATGAGGTTCAGCAGGTTGTTCAGATGGGGGACGCAATCACCAGGTCAGTTTCGGAGATTTCGGGTATGTGCCAGGAAGATGCGGCCGCTGCAGAGGAAATTGCCGCTTCCACAGAGGAGATGAGTGCAGCGGTTGGTATGATTCGTGAAAGTACGCAAGGACTGGTTCTCTTGACGGAGGACTTGAAGGCCCAAAGTAAGCGGTTTGTGATTTGA
- a CDS encoding DUF523 domain-containing protein — MILVSSCLLGLNAKYNGESNAHALIQNYTSLGRFIPVCPEQLGGLPTPRDPVEIINGTGWEVLQGKSSARGEHGDEVSLQFIQGAKEVLKIVGMVSVTAAILKERSPSCGVNYIYNGSFAHRLIPGQGVTAALLKQRDIPIYSEEELTEEGLIELITKDKAAEHTK, encoded by the coding sequence ATGATTCTTGTGAGTTCCTGTTTGCTGGGATTAAATGCGAAGTATAATGGTGAGTCAAATGCCCATGCATTAATTCAGAACTATACTTCTTTAGGAAGGTTTATTCCGGTTTGCCCTGAACAATTGGGAGGATTGCCAACTCCTCGTGATCCTGTGGAGATTATTAATGGAACCGGGTGGGAAGTGCTTCAGGGAAAAAGCTCTGCCCGGGGTGAGCACGGAGATGAAGTAAGCTTACAATTCATTCAAGGAGCAAAGGAAGTCTTGAAAATTGTGGGGATGGTTAGTGTAACAGCAGCGATTCTTAAGGAGCGGAGCCCTTCCTGCGGAGTTAATTATATTTATAATGGAAGCTTTGCCCATCGCCTGATTCCTGGACAAGGTGTGACTGCTGCTCTACTGAAACAGCGTGATATCCCGATTTACTCAGAAGAAGAGCTGACCGAGGAGGGATTAATTGAGCTGATCACAAAGGATAAGGCAGCAGAGCACACAAAATAA
- a CDS encoding MutS family DNA mismatch repair protein: MKDPKILYEKRAKHYAGRKERLTRTINQLSNVRLITFLAGCGLAGFFYMTHSTSWSFGIMALTIVTFVALVIWHQNLRTRQNYNQVFYEVYDQALKRLGGEWKTFSDAGEDFKDSAHPYSEDLDLFGVGSLFQWINTAKTFGGRNKLKEWLTEPPTNVELIQKKQEAIKELAGNLAWRQRFLAEAQMAKGPIKSPNAIIEWAKTYDKSYLRPGVLISVRALPIVTITFLLLYLMTAKVSYWYPLTGVIIQTIILFTGKKRGKALNEVYTYKESIKIYEKMLERFEKRSFQSDYLKALKLGLYDRDKKPAFKQIKKLSSIAELIANRDNSMFLAINILTLWDIQCMIALESWKERSGRYLTRWLETIGELEALSSLAIIRFDHQDWVIPEIITERPGIDAVSMGHPLLKEAVCNDLSLDRRSGILLITGSNMSGKSTLLRTLGINLVLAYAGAPVCAKVFSCSILQIYTCMRVSDNLGESISSFYAELLRIKQIVSASKTHSNIFFLLDEIFKGTNSQDRHAGAKVLIQQLSKSGAMGMVSTHDLELGSMEHESERRIRNYHFREYYKNNEIHFDYKLRPGISTTRNAMYLIKMAGIDVEENKL, encoded by the coding sequence TTGAAAGACCCAAAAATTCTATATGAAAAACGCGCAAAGCATTATGCCGGCCGGAAAGAAAGACTAACTCGGACTATTAACCAATTAAGCAATGTAAGACTCATCACGTTTCTTGCCGGCTGCGGACTGGCAGGCTTTTTTTATATGACTCACAGTACTTCGTGGAGTTTTGGAATTATGGCTTTGACCATAGTCACTTTCGTTGCCTTGGTAATCTGGCATCAGAACTTAAGAACAAGGCAAAATTATAATCAAGTGTTTTATGAAGTCTATGATCAGGCTTTAAAGCGCCTTGGCGGAGAATGGAAAACCTTCTCAGATGCAGGGGAGGACTTTAAAGACTCAGCACACCCTTACTCAGAAGATCTTGACCTTTTTGGTGTTGGTTCGCTTTTTCAGTGGATTAATACAGCTAAGACCTTTGGCGGCCGGAATAAACTGAAAGAGTGGCTGACCGAGCCTCCGACAAACGTTGAATTGATTCAAAAGAAGCAAGAGGCAATTAAAGAACTTGCGGGGAATCTTGCCTGGCGTCAGCGGTTCTTAGCCGAAGCCCAAATGGCTAAAGGCCCGATCAAGTCTCCAAATGCCATTATTGAATGGGCTAAAACCTATGATAAATCGTATCTGCGGCCAGGCGTTTTAATTTCAGTCCGGGCGCTGCCGATCGTCACAATTACATTTTTGCTGCTTTACCTTATGACAGCAAAGGTCTCCTACTGGTATCCGCTGACGGGTGTTATAATTCAGACAATCATCCTCTTTACCGGAAAGAAACGGGGCAAAGCACTGAATGAGGTTTATACTTATAAAGAGAGCATTAAAATCTATGAGAAAATGTTGGAACGGTTCGAAAAGCGATCCTTCCAATCGGATTATCTCAAGGCTTTAAAGCTGGGTTTATACGATCGTGATAAAAAACCGGCGTTTAAACAAATCAAAAAGCTTTCGAGTATTGCTGAGCTAATAGCTAACCGGGATAATTCAATGTTTTTGGCGATTAACATTCTCACACTTTGGGATATCCAGTGTATGATTGCTCTGGAATCCTGGAAAGAAAGGTCGGGCCGTTATCTTACTCGGTGGCTGGAGACTATCGGCGAATTGGAGGCCTTATCAAGTTTGGCAATCATTCGCTTTGATCACCAGGACTGGGTGATTCCGGAGATTATCACTGAAAGGCCTGGTATTGATGCGGTTAGTATGGGACACCCCCTTTTGAAAGAGGCGGTATGCAATGATTTATCCTTGGATCGACGTTCCGGTATATTGTTAATTACAGGTTCAAATATGTCCGGCAAGAGCACCTTGCTTCGAACGCTGGGTATCAATCTTGTTTTGGCATATGCCGGAGCCCCGGTATGTGCCAAAGTGTTCAGCTGTTCGATACTCCAGATTTATACTTGTATGCGGGTCAGTGATAATCTTGGTGAAAGCATCTCTTCGTTCTATGCAGAGCTGTTAAGGATCAAGCAGATTGTCAGTGCGTCGAAGACCCACTCCAACATTTTCTTCCTGTTAGATGAAATTTTCAAAGGAACGAACTCTCAAGACCGGCATGCCGGAGCTAAGGTTCTAATTCAGCAGTTGAGTAAATCCGGGGCGATGGGTATGGTTTCAACCCATGATTTAGAGTTGGGGAGTATGGAACATGAGAGTGAGAGGAGAATCCGGAATTATCATTTTCGGGAGTATTATAAAAATAATGAAATCCATTTTGACTATAAACTGCGGCCAGGTATTTCAACGACTCGTAATGCTATGTATTTAATCAAAATGGCTGGAATTGATGTGGAGGAAAATAAGCTATGA
- a CDS encoding ATP-binding protein, with translation MSQKTLTTTLLALDSLSIYRGLLNDKVINSLRSLLYCLNKTDTELREIVNSYNDYYFELAKSGTMSLQEYILDKIVFDENPFTFNLQAVQNNGFDPILEKAASNDLKALQLVSKLEPAMIKAALNQLFEEPGCQTLIEGLPDWAIIPQTSGSLAHIQQIKEQFCRSIQWAECLKELKIFHRTYGCGVFARYIAFVWEKTNGQGYLKGIDHPDPITLDELVEYQNERSPVIENTLQFLKGFPSNNVLLYGDRGAGKSSTVKAILNEYHTQGLRMVEVPKAYLADFPLIIRQLKNRAQKFIIFVDDLAFGDNEENYTSLKAVLEGGLESKTPNILIYATSNRRHLVKEYFSERAGLHSGNHNEEVHAGDSMQEKLSLADRFGINVVFSSPDQKRYLKIVEGIADSRNLIIDRERLQREALQWALWYNGRSARTAKQFVDWIEGHLNLNI, from the coding sequence ATGAGCCAAAAGACATTAACGACCACATTGCTGGCACTGGATTCTCTGTCTATCTATCGAGGACTGCTGAACGATAAAGTAATCAACAGCCTGCGGTCCCTGCTTTATTGTCTAAACAAAACGGATACTGAACTTAGAGAGATTGTCAATTCATATAACGATTATTACTTTGAACTGGCCAAAAGCGGTACGATGTCATTGCAAGAATACATCCTGGACAAGATAGTTTTCGATGAAAATCCATTTACATTTAACTTACAGGCTGTGCAGAACAACGGTTTTGACCCTATTCTGGAAAAGGCTGCTTCAAATGATTTAAAAGCGCTTCAACTGGTTTCCAAACTTGAGCCAGCCATGATCAAAGCAGCACTTAATCAGTTATTTGAAGAGCCCGGCTGTCAGACATTGATTGAGGGGCTCCCCGATTGGGCAATTATACCTCAAACTTCCGGCAGCCTTGCCCATATTCAACAAATTAAAGAGCAGTTTTGCCGTTCTATTCAATGGGCTGAGTGCCTGAAGGAGCTTAAAATTTTCCACAGAACTTACGGGTGTGGTGTATTCGCGCGTTACATTGCCTTTGTATGGGAAAAAACAAATGGACAAGGTTACCTTAAGGGTATAGATCATCCTGATCCAATTACTTTAGATGAGTTAGTGGAATACCAAAACGAACGTTCACCAGTGATAGAGAATACTCTTCAGTTTCTGAAGGGTTTTCCGTCCAACAATGTACTTTTATATGGTGACAGAGGCGCAGGAAAATCATCAACCGTTAAAGCCATACTCAATGAATATCATACACAAGGATTACGCATGGTTGAGGTCCCCAAAGCCTATCTTGCCGATTTTCCGCTAATTATCCGGCAGCTGAAAAACAGAGCTCAAAAGTTCATCATCTTTGTTGACGATTTAGCATTCGGAGACAATGAGGAAAACTATACCTCGCTCAAGGCCGTACTTGAGGGCGGACTTGAAAGCAAAACCCCTAACATACTTATCTACGCAACTTCCAACCGAAGACATTTAGTAAAAGAGTATTTCAGCGAAAGGGCAGGCTTACATTCAGGCAACCATAATGAAGAGGTTCATGCCGGGGACAGTATGCAGGAAAAGCTTTCCCTCGCGGATCGTTTCGGAATAAACGTTGTTTTCTCTTCACCCGATCAGAAACGTTATTTGAAAATTGTTGAAGGGATCGCTGACAGCAGAAATTTGATAATTGACAGGGAACGCCTGCAGCGAGAGGCTTTGCAATGGGCACTATGGTATAACGGACGTTCTGCAAGGACTGCTAAACAGTTTGTCGATTGGATCGAGGGACATTTAAACTTGAATATCTAA
- a CDS encoding DUF2164 domain-containing protein, whose translation MEIELRKEIREVLIEDLKRYFANERDEDLSNLGAELLLDYILINIGPYIYNKGIEDSYNYMSERVEDLLSLEKRFR comes from the coding sequence ATGGAGATAGAGCTCAGGAAAGAAATCAGAGAAGTTCTTATAGAGGATCTTAAGAGATATTTCGCGAATGAGAGGGATGAAGATCTTAGCAATTTAGGCGCTGAGCTTCTTCTTGATTATATTCTAATTAATATCGGGCCTTATATTTATAATAAGGGGATCGAAGATTCTTATAATTATATGAGCGAACGTGTCGAGGATTTGCTCAGTCTTGAGAAACGTTTTAGGTGA
- a CDS encoding carboxymuconolactone decarboxylase family protein — protein MDDYFDNLDSTEINLKYFTEHHGTIYDAYEKYGQLIHKDGGPLDEKTCWLIKVALSTECQYPRALRTHILKAMKCGCTKEEIEHAILLVAPSAGFPRTMQGILILRKLLTEAEGQSIH, from the coding sequence ATGGATGATTATTTTGATAACCTTGATAGTACAGAAATTAACTTAAAGTACTTTACAGAACATCATGGGACCATTTATGATGCCTATGAAAAATACGGCCAGCTAATACATAAGGATGGCGGACCCTTAGATGAAAAAACATGCTGGCTCATTAAAGTAGCTTTATCTACGGAGTGCCAATACCCAAGAGCCTTAAGAACACACATCCTAAAAGCCATGAAATGCGGCTGCACTAAAGAGGAAATCGAACACGCTATTCTCTTAGTGGCACCTAGTGCAGGATTTCCGAGAACCATGCAAGGCATTTTAATCCTAAGGAAATTGTTAACCGAAGCTGAAGGACAATCGATCCACTAA